GAACGGTCCCCGGCGCAGCTTGCACGGGCGTTTCACGTCACGCGCGGGGCGATGACCAATACGCTGAGCAAGCTCGAATGGGCAGGATATGTCCATATCCGACCCGATTGGGACGACGCACGACGCAAGTTCGTGTCGATCTCCCCCGCCGGGCGTGCGGCGCGGGACGCCGCGCTTGCGGCTATCGCGCCGATCCTGTCGGAGATCGTCGAGGCCATCGGAACCGACCGGGTGAAGGCCGCGCTGCCCGTGCTGCGGGAGATGCGGATAAGGCTCGAGGACGACGGATCGTCTACGCCGGTTTCACCGACGCGGTGACGTAATTCACCGAAAGGTCGCGTTCCGAGATCGACCAGGACCACAGCACCGGATTGAAGACGAAGCCTTTGCGGTCTACCGGCTCGAGCCCCGCGTTGCGGATCAGGTCGAAAAGCTCGCCGGGAGTGATGAACTTTTTCCATTCATGCGTGCCCTTCGGCAGCCAGCGCATCACCACCTCGGCGCCGAAGATGGCCATCATGTAGCTTTTCGGATTGCGGTTGAGCGTGGAGCAGATCATCAGCCCGCCGGGTTTCAGCAGTGTCCTGCAAGCGGTCAGGTAACCGAGCGGATCGGCGACATGTTCGACCACTTCCATGTTGAGTACGACGTCGAATTGCTCGCCCGCCTCCGCCAGGGCTTCGGCCGTGGTATGGCGATAGTCGATGTCGAGGCCGGATTGCTCGGCATGGACCTGGGCCACGGGAATATTGCGTTCCGCGGCATCCGCCCCGATCACCGTCGCGCCGAGCCGCGCCATCGGCTCCGACAGGAGACCGCCGCCGCAGCCGATGTCCAGAAGCCGCAGACCCTCAAAGGGTTTGTCCGCCGTGAGATCCCGCGCGAATTCGGCGGCGATCTGCGACACGATGTAGTCAAGCCGCACCGGATTCATCATGTGGAGCGGTTTGAACTTGCCGGATGGATCCCACCATTCGGCGGCCATCGCCTCGAATTTCGCGACCTCGGAGGGGTCGATGGTGGACTGATGCGTTTGCATGATCCTCTCCTTCGTGTTCAAGTCGTCTGGCCGTTCAACTGCCGGCATCCCGCGCTATATAGGAACGTCATGGACAAGGTCTCAGGCCAAAAGAGCGCATACAGCTATCTCTATCCCCAAATCGCGGTCTATGACCACAGGATGTTGGAGGTGGGAGACGGGCACCGGATTTACGTCGAACAGAGCGGGAATCCGAACGGCATTCCCGTTGTCGTCTTGCACGGCGGTCCTGGCGGGGGGTGCAGCCCCTACATGCGGCGCTATTTCGATCCGTCGCGGTACAGGATCATCCTGTTCGATCAGCGCGGGTGCGGAAAGTCGCGGCCTTTCGCCTCGGTCGAGGCGAATACGACATGGCATCTCGTGGCCGATATCGAACGTATCCGGGAGACGCTCGGGGTCGACCGATGGATCGTCTTCGGCGGAAGCTGGGGCGCGACGCTGGGTGTCGCCTATGCGCAGGCACATGCCGGGCGGGTGCTGCATCTGGTGTTGCGCGGTGTGTTCCTTGCGCGCCGGAGCGAGCTCGACTGGTTCTACGGCGGGGGTGCGGGCCAGTTCTGGCCGGACCTTTGGCGCGACTTTTCCGAGGCGGTGGAACCGGGAGAGCGTCACGATCTCATCGCGGCCTATCACAAACGCCTGTTTTCAGGAGATTATCGTGAGGAGGTGCATTTCGGCCGGATCTGGTCCCGCTGGGAAAATGCACTGGCGGCCATCGGGTCGGACGGGGCGACGGGAGAGCCGGCGCCGGACTATGCCCGTGCCTTCGCCCGTCTCGAGAACCACTACTTCACCCATGACGCCTTCCTTAATCGCGATGGCCAGCTTCTCGAGGAGGTTCCGCGCATGGCGGAGGTGCCCGGTACGATCGTGCAGGGGCGGTTCGACATGATCTGCCCGCCGAGGACCGCGCATGAGCTTCATGAGCGCTGGGCACGGTCCCGGCTCATCATGGTCGGACAGGCCGGGCACGCGCTGTCCGAACCGGGGATCACCCAGGCGCTCGTCCGGACCATGGACCGGATTGCGCAGGAGCTTGGATAGGGCTTGCAGATTCGTGCGGGGCCGCGTATATGCCTTGCCAACAGCGGCGCTGTCGGGCTCTCCCGAGGCACCACCGGGAAAGATCGACGGGCCGCGCGCCCGTTTTTTTGTGCCCTGATGCGGGGACGTCACCAGAATCTGAAAGAATCCGAAAGGCAGTCCGGAAATGTCCGATCTGATTGCAAAGACTGCGATTGATCGCCGCATGGCGGAAATCGTCGGCCCCGTGATCGAAGGGATGGGGTTCGAGCTTGTGCGCGTGCGCCTGATGTCCTCGACGAAGTCGAAGACGCTTCAGATCATGGCCGAACGTCCCGAGGGCGGGATCGAGGTCGACGAATGTGCCGAGATTTCGACCGCCGTTTCTGCTATCCTCGATGTGGAGGATCCGATCGAGGACGAATACACGCTCGAGGTGTCGAGCCCCGGTATCGACCGCCCGCTGACCCGGCTGAAGGATTTCGAGACCTTCGAGGGTTACGAGGCGAAGATCGAGACGACCGAGATGATCGACGGCCGCCGCCGATTCAAGGGCGAGCTGGCCGGTGTCGAGGGCGACGAGGTGCTTTTGTCCATCGACAACAACGGCGAGGACGTCACGATCGGCCTGAATTTCGACTGGTTGTCGGATGCGAAACTCGTGCTGACCGACGACCTGATCCGCGAGATGCTGCGCCAGCGCAAGGAGTCGGGCGCGATAGACGAAACCCAATTTGACGATATCGAGACCGACGACGGGTCTTCAGAGGACTGAGAGAGGACGAAGAGATGGCAATCACCTCTGCAAACCAGCTTGAGCTGTTGCAAACCGCCGAGGCCGTGGCCCGCGAGAAGATGATCGACCCCGGTCTCGTGGTCGAGGCGATGGAAGAGAGCCTCGCCCGTGCCGCGAAGTCGCGCTACGGCGCGGATATGGATATCCGCGTCTCGATCGACCGGAAGACCGGCCGCGCGACCTTTACCCGCGTGCGCACCGTCGTGCCCGACGACGAGCTCGAGAATTATCAGGCCGAGCTGACCGTCGAACAGGCGAAGCAATATCTCGAGAACCCGCAGATCGGGGACGAGATCAAGGACGAGGTCCCGCCGGTGGAGCTTGGCCGGATCGCCGCGCAATCGGCGAAACAGGTCATCCTTCAGAAGGTCCGCGAAGCCGAGCGCGATCGCCAGTATGACGAGTTCAAGGACCGCGTCGGCACGATCATCAACGGCGTCGTGAAGCGCGAGGAATATGGCAACGTCATCGTGGATATCGGCCGCGGCGAGGGCATTCTGCGCCGCAATGAGAAGATCGGCCGCGAAACCTATCGCCCCAACGACCGCATCCGCTGCTACATCAAGGACGTGCGCCGCGAAGTGCGCGGGCCGCAGGTCTTCCTGAGCCGCACCGCGCCGGAATTCATGGCCGAGCTGTTCAAGATGGAAGTGCCCGAGATCTACGACGGCATCATCGAGATCAAGGCCGTCGCCCGCGATCCCGGCAGCCGCGCGAAGATCGCCGTGATTTCCTACGACAGCTCGATCGACCCGGTTGGCGCCTGCGTCGGTATGCGCGGCTCGCGCGTGCAGGCGGTTGTGAACGAGCTCCAGGGCGAGAAGATCGACATCATCCCGTGGAACGACGATCAGCCGACCTTCCTCGTGAACGCGCTGCAAC
The nucleotide sequence above comes from Celeribacter indicus. Encoded proteins:
- the pip gene encoding prolyl aminopeptidase, producing the protein MDKVSGQKSAYSYLYPQIAVYDHRMLEVGDGHRIYVEQSGNPNGIPVVVLHGGPGGGCSPYMRRYFDPSRYRIILFDQRGCGKSRPFASVEANTTWHLVADIERIRETLGVDRWIVFGGSWGATLGVAYAQAHAGRVLHLVLRGVFLARRSELDWFYGGGAGQFWPDLWRDFSEAVEPGERHDLIAAYHKRLFSGDYREEVHFGRIWSRWENALAAIGSDGATGEPAPDYARAFARLENHYFTHDAFLNRDGQLLEEVPRMAEVPGTIVQGRFDMICPPRTAHELHERWARSRLIMVGQAGHALSEPGITQALVRTMDRIAQELG
- the rimP gene encoding ribosome maturation factor RimP, producing MSDLIAKTAIDRRMAEIVGPVIEGMGFELVRVRLMSSTKSKTLQIMAERPEGGIEVDECAEISTAVSAILDVEDPIEDEYTLEVSSPGIDRPLTRLKDFETFEGYEAKIETTEMIDGRRRFKGELAGVEGDEVLLSIDNNGEDVTIGLNFDWLSDAKLVLTDDLIREMLRQRKESGAIDETQFDDIETDDGSSED
- the ubiG gene encoding bifunctional 2-polyprenyl-6-hydroxyphenol methylase/3-demethylubiquinol 3-O-methyltransferase UbiG translates to MQTHQSTIDPSEVAKFEAMAAEWWDPSGKFKPLHMMNPVRLDYIVSQIAAEFARDLTADKPFEGLRLLDIGCGGGLLSEPMARLGATVIGADAAERNIPVAQVHAEQSGLDIDYRHTTAEALAEAGEQFDVVLNMEVVEHVADPLGYLTACRTLLKPGGLMICSTLNRNPKSYMMAIFGAEVVMRWLPKGTHEWKKFITPGELFDLIRNAGLEPVDRKGFVFNPVLWSWSISERDLSVNYVTASVKPA
- the nusA gene encoding transcription termination factor NusA; translation: MAITSANQLELLQTAEAVAREKMIDPGLVVEAMEESLARAAKSRYGADMDIRVSIDRKTGRATFTRVRTVVPDDELENYQAELTVEQAKQYLENPQIGDEIKDEVPPVELGRIAAQSAKQVILQKVREAERDRQYDEFKDRVGTIINGVVKREEYGNVIVDIGRGEGILRRNEKIGRETYRPNDRIRCYIKDVRREVRGPQVFLSRTAPEFMAELFKMEVPEIYDGIIEIKAVARDPGSRAKIAVISYDSSIDPVGACVGMRGSRVQAVVNELQGEKIDIIPWNDDQPTFLVNALQPAEVSKVVLDEDAGKIEVVVPDEQLSLAIGRRGQNVRLASQLTGLDIDILTEAEESERRQAEFAERTKLFMDSLDLDEFFAQLLVSEGFTNLEEVAYVDVDELLVIDGVDEETATELQARARDVLEEANRSALAHARELGVEDSLVDFEGLTPQMIEALAEDGVKSLEDFATCADWELAGGWTTVNGERVKDDGVLEKFDVSLEEAQNLVMTARIQLGWVDPADLASDEEETEVEEESEA
- a CDS encoding MarR family winged helix-turn-helix transcriptional regulator, which produces MSGNPQNESLSVALFSEVFMADQLARNRLTKALPKGMEISHFSVLNHLARLGDERSPAQLARAFHVTRGAMTNTLSKLEWAGYVHIRPDWDDARRKFVSISPAGRAARDAALAAIAPILSEIVEAIGTDRVKAALPVLREMRIRLEDDGSSTPVSPTR